The region agGTTTAAAACAACTtaacttaattttaaaatgttgcaagttgtcatttttcttctttgtacTATTGCTATGAATTcaaattttctgtttttgactAATTATTGCAGTGCTATTTGGCTGTtccagcaaaaagaaaaaagaaaaaaatagttcatagttgaggaaaagaaattaaaaaggaaaaaaaatccacattgtTCTGTAGATGTTTGCAAATTTTCAAAATCAAAACTTGTACATTAGTGTAATTTAGTGATAGTTGCATTACAATGAAAGCTTAGATTGCGTTCATGCCCGTAGCCATCCAAAAATGCATTGCAGTGAAGCGAATAtctgtggagtttttttgtCTGATACAGTCATGAGAGGCAGGATGCAGCAAGCCAGTTTGTGCATACCACAGGGAGTACCTATATGCAACGTTGCTATCTCAGTTCTCCCTATTCAAATAAAAGCTTGCCACTAGCCATGCATCACCTCACAATCTCAGAGGTAAAGTATATGGGATGTCTAAAAAGGCTAGTGGCATTgaaggaggtgtgtgtgagctccTTGTCGGTTATACAGACACACTCAGgacaaacaaaacttaaaaaaaaatctattttcatACGGGAGCGATGGATGACACAAAATATGCCAATATTCTATCTTGACTATCTGCTGctaaacatttgtgtttgtcaCTGTTTGGGCAAATGTTAGCTTTGAATGAGGAAtgagtgtacacacacagatactcaCTCGACTGCCGCTCACTCTTTGCTTTTCATGTGTCATGGGGAAAGCTGGGGATGCTGGCCTACTGCTTTCTCACTGTtgcattttccctttttatagttaaaagataaaaaactcttaaaaatctaaatggttTGTTTAGAGGCGCTTCTTCAGAATCAGAAGCTGACAGGTTTTGAACAATAATGCCTGAGTGGGAGGGGAGAGGTGAGAGAAAATAGTGGAGGATGGAGGGGTAGGGAGTGTATGTCACTGCTGGAGTGGAGATGTATCTCTTTGTGGTGTTTGGAGTGCACTATTAGCACAACACGACTGATGGTATCTACTTGTACCATGGCTGAAAAACAGGAGTTGGGTGGGCTTATGCCACAAATGGGGGCCAATATAACTGTAACTGCATTATGAATCTACCACTGTAACTGGATATTGAAAAATAAAGTATGTGGAACAATCTGTACCAAAAAGCGGTCCCTTTTTTGTCATCAATCAACAGCTAATAAATCAATGCATATGTGTCACTCAACAATAAACAGAAAGTATTGATGAATCAGGATTCAATTCACATTGAGTGTGAGTATAAGagttaattgttttaatttgctgGCTTATTGTCACAAGAGCAAAGGCAGCTTGACTTAATCAGCGGGAACTGGTGTTGAATTGATGAAAGTAGACCTTAGTGGGTTTGTTGGTGTACAGTCTCTTGTTCAGATACTCCTGACtgggaaagacaaaaacaaaaataatcacaCAGTGAGTAACAGAAAAGTGAGtaacaaaaaatgatttgaatttTAATCTGAATTCTACATTATAGCACTGAATCACCTGTACCCATAATATATGTGCTGACTACTATATGaatagtgagtgtgtgtgtgcattgctcACTATGCCTGCTGCTCTCTGGCCAGCTGCATGTTGTACTGGTCCATTTGAACCCGCTTCTCTCTCCTAAGTTTTGCTgcactcctctcctcctcctctgcttctgtGGATGCTTTCAGGAGCTGGAGATCCCACGCTGCCTCCTGAGACTTCTCAGCATCACGCTGTCTCTGAAGATGCCAAGAAGTAAAAGGTGTAAATGCACAAATTGAGAGATGGTGTTATGTCACTAGAAGTGTTTCTCTAAAACAGTGATTCTCAACCTGGGGGTCAGGACCAGGCTACACAGAAGTTTCTTCTAatctttactttcctttgaagcACTGGAACATTTTATCAAGCCTCTTAAAAGCATTTGCAGACGTATCGTAAAGTAAAAACCTGAATACATTAGTGGAGAAACATAATGAATTAAGATCTATACAAGGAACAGAGGGTGACTGAATGCTTTGAGTCAAGTTGAATCTCCTCCACCTTCAAAACACCTTAGTAGAGTAACAAATAATGCCAATGTGCACCAATGCTGTTCTGAAGGCTTACTAAGgcattttatgttgtttatttcctttaatttttcactcatctgtAACTTTGTTATTTATAACGGATTACACACAAATAAGGTTTGGGCCTCACagttttatatgaatattaaaGAAGCTGTAGAGTTTAGAGCAGTGCTCTTGGTAATCTGTGTATATGGGAGTAATGGTGACTCCAGTACCTGTCTCTCAAGGCGCTGTGCTTCCCTCTCACTGTGGATGGCGCTCAGCTGTTCAGGGTTCATCCCcttccacctgtccacctgaaCCTGGGGTGGCCTCCCTCCtcccatctgtctctctgctgcctctGCACACTCTGTCATCATGTCGGATGTCATTGTGTGCCAGATCTCTGTGAGactctccctttcctctctccttttctgctCCTTCAGTTTCTCTGCCCGCTCTGCAGCCTGTAGGGAATAAGCTGTGGTGAGGCCTAACCACTGATCCAGGGATGCAGATTGATCATTCCTGTGATAATTAGAATAGCAGGAGCTTTGGGAACCACAACCTCTACTATGTAGTTTCTTCTAGTCAGGAATATGGTAAATGTCCTCCTGAGAGATCCACTCAGTCACTTGTATTTGCTTGTGCATCATGCATGTGAGTGGTTATTAAAGAAACCACATAATTGTCATGAAAAATACCATGACCTGAAGGATTTATAATGATGCCTCCCAATGGAGGATTCAGCCAAGTGCATTCAGGCAAATGAGGGGAGATCTAAATGGGGGCTTTTAAAGACAGAGTGGGCCCACGCATACATGAAAGCAGTTTAACCATCCATGTTGCTTGGTAGCAACTAATATGATGGCCGCTTTCCACCAGCAAGTGTGTGTACGCATCACTTAACATTTTCAATTAgcaattttaatttcaaaatcCCACCTGAGAACACCAtgtcactgcaaaaaaaaatccccactgGTTTTTACTTTGAGCATCCTCATCAGCGGGTGTGTTTGCATCTGTGTGTCCATCTGTGTGTTCACATGCATATATACTGTACCAGAGCTTGGTTGTAGTTGTCGAGGGTGATGTGGGTAGCTTTTTTACACTCCTCCTCTAGTGCATGTTGCTGAACTCCCCTTAGGTCCTGATGCTCCAGCTCTTTGCTCACAAGCATTTCtgtgacataaacacacatgactTGGAAGTCACCCCCTGTGTGTTTTTCACACCTGCATTACCCATTACCCATTGTACAAAGCTCTTCaatgacacactcacacatacataagGCCTCTCTGGGATGAGCATCCATCAATGCCACCTGGCAGTAAAGGCTGTGCGTGGGAGTGTGTGATTGTTTGTGCAGGAAAGCATGAAGCATGTGTGTGATTTACAATGCTATAGTGTACACCATCCTAGCTCATCAGTGATCATggtgtgtgtattgtttgttcttgtgtgtgtgcttgggtTTGTCTCTTCTCACCTTTGTGCTTGTCTTCCATGTGCTTTCTCTCATTGTCTTCCTTCTGTACTCGCAGAtctctttcagtctttttaatttgttctctCTTCTTTTGCTCCTCTCCAATACCTTCTCCCTGCACATGAAACAGTAACGTGATTATTTATTCAACCATTTGCTGGATTTTGATGATGAACATAAGCATCTGCCTGCCATGCACAGCCAACCTGGAAGATTTGCATACTAGCAGGTCCCAGCTCACTCTCTGGAGTGGTGATGCTGAATGCCCCCTTCAGGCCACATGTAAGATCAGCATCTTGTGAGTCCTCCACACGTTGATGGGTGGCCCAATATTGGGTTAGGTCAGAATGCAAAGCAGCTCGCTTCTCTCTTTCATCATTGTCTTGCTGCAGCAATACTTCATCATGAATCTTTCTCATCTTATCTGGAATATTCGGGAAATACATACACTTGTGAGTAGTGCCAACATTAGGGGTGGCGATGACTCTGAAAGCCCAAAGCTGAgatttgatttaaacattatatatttttaattcatatatTGTATACCAAAAGCGTTGTCTCGTTGTCTCTCCACGTTTTGCCGATGTTTTTTCTCCTGGACTTGTTGGTTGAGAGCATCGAGATCGAGGCCCATCACACGTAGCCGGGTGTTGAAGATTCGAGCCTTACGTGCTGTCTCCACAGCCCTTCGCCTCTCCACAGCCTTTTCGATGGACTGGTCAACATGTAAATCcactttgtacatttttcacaGTGTCTGATGAGCCTGGATGAAAGTGACACGGCATTACAACGGTGTaaaataatactactactaataataatgtatttaatttgtaattGCACTTTTCATTTGCAATGAATCCCAAAGTGCTACAGCATTAAAGAcatcaaacatataaaaacatatatagcctaacatacataaatatataaaaaggtttttaagcctgttttaAAGAGCCTAGGGTCGGTGCTGTCCCATCATGACTGACAGCATTACAAATAAAACTTAGGGCAGGCTTGTACATGAATTAGATGCATCAAATTCAGGTGTATTCTTTtaaagacagacaggtagacggAAAAGCAGCACTTGCGTCTGATAAATGTGGGAAAATTACTTACGTTGATTTTATATCCATGTAACACCTCAAGCTGCTTCTCAGCAATCCTGTTGTGTTTAGATGCCCttggtaaccatggtaaccgcTTAATTTGTCGCTGCTTGTGTTGTGCTGTATTAATAAATCACAATAGTGCTTAGTATTGTACAACCCATTGGGTTGCATACAATAACAGtttttattatgtaatttaaatattttggggACACAAGTGAACTCCGGGGAAATGCATTTGATCTCGCGAGAAACCGCGATGTTATGTGTCTCGCGCGCTCAAGGGTCTTCCTGTCGGATTGTAAAATGGCGCATTGTTGTCACAACAGCTTCGCGTCTTTTTGATTAAGATTCACGAGGCTATTTGAATTAATAATCTCAATATGCGTTTCATAACGTGACGAACGATTGCTCAAGTAACAGACAGAGAGGTCCATTCATTCGCGTGCATGCTTCTTCTTTGAGAAAGCTTGCTGTCGGTAAACATCGGTTGTTAGCAATAGCCACATGCTAACATTTTACTAGCCGATATTCTCTGTGCAATTTGTATTCTTTTTTCAGAAGAGCGTCACAGATATAACGACAATGGGTTACTTAAAACTGATAGAGATCGAAAACTTCAAGTCATATAAAGGAAGGCAGATCATTGGACCTTTTCACAAGTTCACGGCAATCATCGGACCCAATGGATCTGGTATGTTGTGATATAAACTAGCGGCAGATGCGAACTGTGGTAAACATACGGTGCTAATGTCCTGTTGATGTCAAATACAACTCAGTATATGCATGCATGGGATTTATGTCTGCACATATACTGATTTATTGGACAGCAGTTGTGCTTTCTGTCGTTCAAGTGAACACTGCTGAATTTAAACGCTGCTGACATGTTGATTTACGGCCATCAACGTTATTAACTTGTATTTTCTGTGTGCATATCCGCAAGTTAGTTGTGTACAGTGCCAAGcaatatgtttttgtctccgTAAACGTTTAATACAGTAATATTGATCATACATTTGcacagttacaaagtgctttacaataaaatcaggacacattttaaaatacagattaAAATAGACTAAAATGCCACAAAACATACACAGCTTGCAACCCTGATCTCCACAGACAAGTCTCTTAAATACAGCATTTCATTGTAGACGATTTTTATTCTGTGCTCTCAACCTAGGTTTGTATATATTGCTGAACATCTTTCTGAagattgttgttttgtgttataTATTGAGAGCCAAATTCCTTcatgattctgattctgaacaTCTAAACGTTGTTGTTTTAGGAAAGTCCAATCTTATGGATGCCATCAGTTTTGTGTTGGCGGAGAAGACTAGTAACCTACGTGTGAAGACATTGAAGGATCTGATCCATGGAGCGCCTGTAGGGAAGCCAGCTGCTAACAGGGCCTTTGTCAGTATGGTGTACCAGGAGGATAACGGAGAGGAGCGCTCCTTCACAAGGATCATCATTGGTATGCACCACCATTGACAGTCATGTTGGAATTTGTGATTCTTCTGCTAGAAATCAGaaggtgtgttcatgtgtttggtGTGCTTTCCAGTTCCAAGTTGAAGGAATTGAGCTGAAAGTAATACCAACATTTGGCAACAGTGTAAACTTACACTACAGCTTCTTTAAGCTTATGTGAGTGCGGCTGCCGAAACACACAGTATGAAATATTTGATAGCCTCAAAAATCCCACTAGTAGTATTTCAATTTGAACAGGCTttatttactttcctttgaCAAGTTTAATGTTACACTGTTGCTCCCATCTTGTGTATGCTTTTGATGAGCTAATGCTTCAGATGTTTTCTCTTAAATGTTCATGTGCATCAGGTTCCTCCTCTGAGTACCGCATCAACAGCAAGGTGGTGGGCCTGCCTGAATACAGCGAAGAGCTGGAAAAACTTGGCATTCTCATCAAGGCTCGGAACTTTCTGGTTTTCcaggtaatttttttttcagggaGAAATGTATTGATGGCATTCTTTCATTATGCTTCTGTACTTGGCTGTAGGTTTGCTATCAGACATATGTGCTTCACAGTGATCTCATTACAATTAAgaagttttatttatcttttgtttaGCTTATTGCGAAAGtaataaatgcattattttttaataaagatgTTGAATCAGTGATGAGTAAAATTCTTTCTTATGGCAAAACATATAGCTGTGGTAGCATTGTTTTCTTCAACTCCAGCACTCTTTTTGATGCAAAGTGTAGCCATGCTGGTGCGTTCACTGGCTAACACAGCATTGAATGTGACCCAGCCAATTCGATTAGAAGTACAATGTTATGACAATTAATATCGGATAATGTAATGTTTGCAGTTTTTATTAGAGCCTGAATGATATAttggtcagctgatattattggctgatattgCCCTATCACaaatatatcggtatcggcaaATATGTTGTCCGCTACATgatatgttttttaaagttatataggcacaattttatgtttatttgatccttttcttaattcaagtttcatattgtatattttgtttatattttgttaatattatatgttttgttgttttttgttctggTCAAGTTTGTCTAGCTTTGTGAGTTTTTGTGTAGTTTGGTCAGTCTTTGtctatttctgtgtgttttctttaaaaattcatagcttattataattattaaattcccagtggtgtttactgtttcaatgcactgatgtcatttcataccatatttaatgtataatgttatatatgttatatataatgtttaatgcaaggtttatttttaaactgcaatatatcgatatccaTTACATAACTTTAttacaagtgtttgataaccacatttgagggctcattgcaaaaaaaaaatcatcattgtGTGTTCACATATATATTCTGCACATGTAACATTATCAGCCAATACATCCATATTGGAAGTTTTTTGCTCCCTAATATTGTTATTGGCacctaaaatccagtatcgcTTTTATTGTTAACCCCAATTATGCTTATTCTCCTTCTAGGGAGCTGTAGAGTCCATTGCCATGAAGAACCCCAAAGAACGTACAGCTCTGTTTGAGGAGATCTCACGTTCTGGAGAACTGGCCCAGGAGTATGACCGTAGAAAGAAGGAGATGGTGAAAGCAGAAGAGGACACACAATTCAATTACCATCGCAAGAAAAACATTGCTGCTGAGCGCAAAGAAGCCAagcaagagaaagaggaggtaTATCCTATTTGTTGATGGCAAATAAAGTCATGGAGTTGCATTTACTATCATCTGGTCAGTTGGATTAGTTGTTAAGAAATACCTCTGATCAGTTTTGCCATTTCAATTATGTCTCCTGTCATCATTCTGCTAGGCTGAGCGATACCAGCGTCTGAAGGATGAAGTGGCCAGAGCCAGTGTTCAGTTGCAGCTCTTCAAGCTATACCACAATGAGACTGAGATTGAGAAGCTGAACAAAGAGCTGGGCCAGCGGAACAAGGAGATTGACAAGGACCGTAAAAAGATGGACCatgtggaggaggagctgaaggACAAGAAGAAGGAGCTTGGCAGGCTGATGAGGGAGCAGCAGACCATTGAAAAAGAGATCAAGTGAGTGGCAATGATATAACAGCAGTGTCAAAGTGTGTTTGATGCACTTTTCAGATCAACTAGATCTCGTGCCTTTTTTAATACCTAGAGCATTGTTAACGATTTCATTATACCCACAGAGAGAAGGACTCTGAGTTGAACCAAAAGAGGCCGCAGTACATCAAGGCAAAAGAGAACACCTCGCACAAGATCAAGAAGCTTGAGGCAGCACGTAAATCATTGCAGAATGCCCAAAAGATGTACAAGAAACGCAAAGGTGACATGGATGAGTTAGATAAAGAGATGAAAGCAGTGGAGTTGACAAAGCAAGAATTTGAGGAGCGCATGGAGGAGGAGGCACAGAGCCAGGGCCAGGACCTCACCCTGGAGGAAAATCAGGTCTGATATGTTAGAATGTGTTGTACACATTTGAGGGCTCCTCGATTCATTTCACATAAATTCTTATTTGCAGGACCTTATTTAGTTTAGAAAACTGAAATACTGATACTTCCATGTTCCCATTAACAAAAATACTGTAATGCAATTTTACCTTGAAATGTATTTGATTGTAAAATTGGAAAGTTAATATGCAAATCTCAGGTTTTGTTCTATGTGAATTGCATCTCAAATGTATTTGATAATTAAATCAGATGGGTCTTAAAATATACAAGACTTGgcataacatttgttttttttccccgcATATGCACTTCAGGTCAAGCAGTACCATCGTCTCAAGGAAGAGGCAAGTAAACGTGCAGCCACGTTGGCACAGGAGCTGGAGAAGTTCAACCGTGACCAGAAGGCCGACCAGGATCGCCTGGActtggaggagaggaagaaagtgGAGACAGAGGTAAATAAGACACTGAAGATACATTTACCAGTGCCACAATTAACTGATTTGAATACATACAACCATAAATAATGTTGTTTCCCTTAAGGCCAAAATCAAACAGAAGATTCGTGAAATTGAGGAGAACCAGAAGCGTATTGAGAAATTGGAAGATTATATCACCACCAGCAGGTATGCTTTGTTCCATACACAGAACTAACTAGCTGATTTTgtagtttttctcttttacaccCTTTCATTCACGCTCTCTTGTCCTGTTACCTTTCAGGCAGTCTCTAGATGAGCAGAAACGCATGGAGGAGGAGCTGACCGAAGAGGTGGAGATGGCCAAGAGGAGAATTGATGAGATCAACATGGAGCTTAACCAGGTACG is a window of Scomber scombrus chromosome 10, fScoSco1.1, whole genome shotgun sequence DNA encoding:
- the ribc1 gene encoding RIB43A-like with coiled-coils protein 1, with product MYKVDLHVDQSIEKAVERRRAVETARKARIFNTRLRVMGLDLDALNQQVQEKKHRQNVERQRDNAFDKMRKIHDEVLLQQDNDEREKRAALHSDLTQYWATHQRVEDSQDADLTCGLKGAFSITTPESELGPASMQIFQGEGIGEEQKKREQIKKTERDLRVQKEDNERKHMEDKHKEMLVSKELEHQDLRGVQQHALEEECKKATHITLDNYNQALAAERAEKLKEQKRREERESLTEIWHTMTSDMMTECAEAAERQMGGGRPPQVQVDRWKGMNPEQLSAIHSEREAQRLERQRQRDAEKSQEAAWDLQLLKASTEAEEEERSAAKLRREKRVQMDQYNMQLAREQQAYQEYLNKRLYTNKPTKVYFHQFNTSSR